Proteins encoded by one window of Clostridium cagae:
- a CDS encoding arsenate reductase family protein codes for MLLVQYPKCSTCKKALKFLKENNFVIEVRDIVNETPTREELLEWIDKSNLEFKKFFNTSGKVYKELNLKDKINSMTKEEAIELLSSNGMLIKRPILINENLVIVGFKEYNYSKLK; via the coding sequence ATGTTATTAGTACAATATCCTAAATGTTCAACATGTAAAAAAGCATTAAAATTTTTAAAAGAAAATAACTTTGTAATAGAAGTTAGAGATATCGTTAATGAAACACCAACAAGAGAAGAATTATTGGAATGGATAGATAAGAGTAATTTGGAATTTAAAAAATTCTTTAATACATCAGGTAAAGTTTATAAAGAATTAAATTTAAAAGATAAGATCAATTCTATGACAAAAGAAGAAGCTATAGAATTATTATCTAGTAATGGAATGCTGATAAAAAGACCAATTTTAATAAATGAAAATTTAGTAATAGTTGGATTTAAAGAATATAATTATAGTAAATTAAAATAA
- a CDS encoding DegV family protein: protein MQKIALITDSSCDLSESTLDKFNIKLLPFRIIFNDNEYLDRITISSKELFNLLKTEIPTTSLPDIEYSSKIFENLIAENYTHVIIITVSASTSGCFNSIRLLSEHYPEIKSYIFDSKTIGYPVGAISTQVGKLINNNSNFEDILSNLEDIRKRTHGFVTFPSLKYLRAGGRIGQVSGAIAETLNLKPIISSNEDGFLYPCAKARGRKQSLAKLKQLLISYLDKGKCRVWILNGDADEEATEFLNSVQPHENITEISLETIGACTGVHTGPGSIGVCIYEEY, encoded by the coding sequence TTGCAAAAAATTGCCTTAATAACAGATAGTAGTTGTGACTTAAGTGAAAGTACTTTAGACAAGTTTAATATTAAGTTACTTCCATTTAGAATAATTTTCAATGACAACGAATACTTAGATAGAATAACAATATCCTCAAAAGAATTATTTAATTTACTAAAAACAGAGATTCCTACTACTTCTCTACCCGATATAGAGTATAGTAGTAAAATATTTGAAAACTTAATAGCTGAAAATTACACTCATGTAATTATTATTACAGTTTCAGCTAGTACTTCAGGATGCTTTAATAGTATACGTTTACTAAGTGAACATTATCCTGAAATTAAATCTTACATATTTGATTCAAAAACAATTGGTTATCCAGTTGGTGCTATTTCAACACAAGTTGGAAAATTAATTAATAATAATTCTAACTTTGAAGATATTCTTTCTAATCTTGAAGATATTAGAAAGAGAACTCACGGTTTTGTAACATTTCCTTCTTTAAAATATTTAAGAGCAGGCGGAAGAATAGGACAAGTATCTGGTGCTATTGCTGAAACTTTAAATTTAAAACCAATAATCTCTTCTAATGAAGATGGATTTTTATATCCATGCGCAAAAGCTAGAGGAAGAAAACAGTCTTTAGCTAAACTAAAGCAACTACTTATATCATATCTTGATAAAGGTAAGTGTCGAGTTTGGATTTTAAATGGAGATGCTGATGAGGAAGCCACTGAATTTTTAAATAGCGTACAACCCCATGAAAACATAACAGAAATATCTTTAGAAACCATCGGCGCTTGTACAGGTGTGCATACTGGACCTGGTTCTATAGGTGTTTGTATTTACGAAGAATATTAA
- the zupT gene encoding zinc transporter ZupT encodes MTNNAYIALLLSFFAGISTVLGAVVVLFVKKKSDKIITFALGFSSGVMICVSFTDLFPHAEETLTKYYGNVYGVLLTIFYMLSGVIFAMLVDKFVPHEPKNINEHDSNKHLDLFRVGFVSMIAITLHNFPEGIATFMSSYQNITLGMSISLAIAMHNIPEGIAVAMPIYYSTGSKKKAFKYTLYSGLSEPLGALVSFFILKPFINDFILGLIFAFVMGIMLYISFEELIPSSRQYGYNNLSLYSIFLGICIMPITHIFLN; translated from the coding sequence ATGACTAATAATGCATATATTGCTTTACTACTTTCTTTTTTTGCTGGAATTTCAACAGTATTAGGTGCTGTTGTTGTATTGTTTGTAAAGAAAAAAAGTGATAAAATAATCACCTTTGCTCTTGGTTTTTCTTCAGGAGTAATGATTTGTGTTTCTTTTACTGATCTATTTCCTCATGCCGAAGAAACATTAACAAAATATTATGGAAATGTCTATGGTGTATTGCTAACAATATTTTATATGTTAAGTGGTGTAATATTTGCTATGCTTGTTGATAAATTTGTTCCACATGAACCTAAAAATATAAATGAGCATGACAGTAATAAACATTTAGATCTTTTTCGAGTAGGGTTTGTATCAATGATTGCAATTACACTACATAATTTCCCAGAAGGTATTGCTACCTTTATGTCAAGTTATCAAAATATCACATTAGGAATGTCAATTTCTTTAGCTATAGCTATGCATAATATACCTGAAGGCATTGCTGTTGCTATGCCAATTTATTACTCCACTGGTAGTAAGAAAAAAGCATTTAAATACACATTATATTCTGGTTTATCAGAACCTTTAGGCGCTCTTGTTTCTTTTTTTATTTTAAAACCATTTATTAATGATTTTATTTTAGGTTTAATTTTTGCATTTGTAATGGGAATAATGCTATATATATCTTTTGAAGAGTTAATTCCATCTTCACGTCAATATGGATATAATAATTTGTCTTTATACTCAATTTTTTTAGGAATATGCATAATGCCAATAACTCATATCTTCTTAAATTGA
- a CDS encoding DUF1002 domain-containing protein: MKIVKKISSKLVIMFMTLCLFISFSPNITAFADSFKVVTLGGNLTQDQKNQMLDYFKVTKNDANILDITTDEEKKYLGNVASPAQLGNKSISCSYVEPTSKGGLTISTYNLTWVTEGMIRNALITAGVENANVIAAAPFKVSGTAALTGILKGFENSSGGSKIDEEKKEVANEEIVVTGDLGDKIGQDEAAKLINDVKKDVVKEKPKTDKEIEKIVEKAVKEYKVELSNEDKETINSLMTKINGLDLNYNKIKDQLNDAASKLKEKLNSEEAQGFFAKVKEFFSNFFQTISDWFSNDSSNDDESTKNNTESINTKSSIKNSNLKENSDTIETQDENKKSDSSQSENLSTENNSSDNALNKVTK; the protein is encoded by the coding sequence ATGAAAATTGTTAAAAAAATTTCAAGTAAATTAGTAATTATGTTTATGACATTATGTTTATTTATTTCTTTTTCTCCAAATATAACAGCTTTTGCAGATTCATTTAAAGTTGTTACATTAGGTGGAAATTTAACACAAGATCAAAAGAACCAAATGCTTGATTACTTTAAAGTTACTAAAAATGATGCAAATATTTTAGATATAACAACAGATGAAGAAAAAAAATATCTAGGAAATGTCGCATCACCTGCACAATTAGGTAATAAGTCTATTTCTTGTTCTTATGTTGAACCAACAAGTAAAGGTGGATTAACTATCTCTACATACAACCTTACATGGGTTACAGAAGGAATGATAAGAAATGCCTTAATTACAGCTGGCGTAGAAAATGCTAATGTAATAGCTGCCGCACCATTTAAGGTTTCTGGTACTGCTGCACTTACTGGTATTTTAAAAGGATTTGAAAATAGTTCTGGTGGTTCTAAAATTGATGAAGAAAAAAAAGAAGTTGCTAACGAAGAAATTGTAGTCACAGGTGACCTGGGAGATAAAATTGGACAAGATGAAGCAGCTAAATTAATAAATGATGTGAAAAAAGATGTGGTTAAAGAAAAACCTAAAACTGACAAAGAAATTGAGAAAATAGTTGAAAAGGCTGTTAAAGAATATAAAGTTGAACTTAGTAATGAAGATAAAGAGACTATTAATTCTTTAATGACTAAAATAAACGGATTAGATCTTAATTATAATAAAATTAAAGATCAATTAAATGATGCTGCAAGTAAACTAAAAGAAAAATTAAATAGTGAAGAGGCCCAAGGTTTTTTTGCTAAGGTTAAAGAGTTCTTTTCTAATTTCTTTCAAACAATATCAGATTGGTTTTCAAATGATTCAAGTAATGATGATGAATCTACCAAAAACAATACTGAATCAATAAATACTAAAAGTTCCATTAAAAATAGTAATTTAAAAGAAAATAGCGATACAATTGAGACTCAAGATGAAAATAAGAAATCTGATTCAAGTCAATCAGAAAATTTATCTACTGAAAATAATAGTTCAGATAATGCTTTGAACAAAGTAACTAAATAG
- a CDS encoding HD-GYP domain-containing protein, translating into MKKKLMLLKIGDLKTGMVIGEDIQENNNILLSKNVVISDKILNKLQTSYNIEKVWVYGEDSLEKAENSKKNSEEEFKKVEIKLNEICKDLHSVLDNTADLQKDCLKEIRKLISELQNVITTPNVVIDNLLFYGSEKDSIYRHSLNVASISCLIGEWIGFEENRIKLLIYSALLHDIGKCKIDDTIINKRGKLNSRDLKKIKEHPVLGYKIIKKINFLDKSVSQSVLLHHEREDGSGYPLGVKGNKIPDFAKVIAIADVFEAINSNRCYRNKKSPFESIQIIREESFGKLDYNYCNIFLNHIVNYYIGREVKLNNNKVAKIVQMNINELDRPFIFLENEFLDLKDNKDLIIEEFIL; encoded by the coding sequence GTGAAAAAAAAGTTAATGCTTTTAAAAATAGGTGATTTAAAAACTGGAATGGTAATAGGGGAAGACATACAAGAAAATAATAATATATTATTATCAAAAAATGTTGTTATAAGTGATAAAATTCTTAATAAATTACAAACTTCATATAATATAGAAAAAGTTTGGGTTTATGGAGAGGATTCATTAGAAAAAGCAGAAAATAGTAAAAAAAATTCAGAAGAAGAATTTAAGAAAGTAGAAATTAAATTAAATGAGATATGTAAAGATTTACACAGCGTTTTAGATAACACTGCTGATTTACAAAAAGATTGTCTTAAGGAAATTAGAAAGTTAATATCAGAATTACAAAATGTGATTACAACTCCAAATGTAGTTATAGATAATCTACTTTTTTATGGTAGTGAAAAAGATTCTATATATAGGCATAGTTTAAATGTGGCATCTATAAGCTGTTTAATTGGAGAGTGGATTGGATTTGAGGAAAATAGAATAAAGTTATTAATATATTCAGCACTTTTACATGATATTGGTAAATGTAAAATTGATGATACAATAATTAATAAACGTGGTAAATTAAATTCAAGGGATTTAAAAAAAATCAAAGAACATCCTGTTTTAGGCTATAAGATAATTAAAAAAATTAATTTTTTAGATAAATCAGTATCTCAATCTGTCTTGTTACATCATGAAAGGGAAGATGGTAGTGGTTATCCATTAGGAGTTAAAGGAAACAAAATACCTGATTTCGCAAAGGTTATTGCAATAGCAGATGTTTTTGAGGCAATAAATTCTAATAGATGCTATAGAAATAAAAAATCTCCATTTGAATCAATACAAATAATTAGGGAAGAAAGCTTTGGAAAGCTAGATTATAATTATTGTAATATATTTTTAAATCATATAGTAAATTACTACATTGGTAGAGAAGTTAAATTAAATAATAATAAAGTAGCTAAAATAGTACAAATGAATATTAATGAGTTAGATAGACCATTCATATTTTTAGAAAATGAATTTTTAGATTTAAAAGACAATAAAGATTTAATAATAGAAGAATTTATTTTATAA
- a CDS encoding NAD(P)/FAD-dependent oxidoreductase, with the protein MKKDLLDKGAILQRDKETYAIAPHLTAGLITPEQLRTLADVAEKYEVKAVKVTGAQRIALVGIKEEEIDNAWKDLDMKPGAAVGLCVRSVKICPGTTFCKKGLQDSVAIGSKLDGLYHGKNLPNKLKIGVSGCPQSCADNHIKDIGIYGMPKGWVVQIGGKGGLKPRLADKIAMNVSEEKLFPLVEKIIQIYSENATARERLGDYIDRVGLEEVKKQIDIESYL; encoded by the coding sequence ATGAAAAAAGATTTATTAGACAAGGGCGCAATTTTACAAAGAGATAAGGAAACATATGCTATAGCACCTCATTTAACAGCAGGGCTTATAACACCAGAACAATTAAGAACATTAGCTGATGTTGCAGAAAAATATGAGGTTAAAGCTGTAAAAGTAACAGGAGCTCAACGTATTGCACTTGTTGGGATAAAAGAAGAAGAAATAGATAATGCATGGAAGGACTTGGATATGAAACCAGGAGCTGCTGTTGGGTTGTGTGTAAGAAGTGTTAAAATATGTCCAGGAACAACTTTTTGTAAAAAAGGACTACAAGATTCAGTAGCAATTGGAAGTAAGCTTGATGGATTATACCATGGTAAAAATTTACCTAATAAGCTTAAAATAGGAGTTAGTGGATGTCCACAAAGTTGTGCAGACAACCACATAAAAGATATCGGTATATATGGAATGCCTAAGGGATGGGTAGTTCAAATTGGTGGAAAAGGTGGACTAAAACCAAGACTTGCAGATAAGATTGCAATGAATGTGTCAGAAGAAAAATTATTTCCATTAGTTGAAAAAATAATTCAAATTTATTCAGAAAATGCTACTGCTAGAGAAAGATTAGGTGACTATATAGATAGAGTTGGATTAGAAGAAGTTAAAAAACAAATAGATATTGAAAGTTATTTATAA
- a CDS encoding DUF4931 domain-containing protein, producing MINHNDEYIIFINSIGKNKPNSFNNNNTECPFCNRNKLTDIIQENGPFVLLKNKFPTLRDTLQLVVIETYDCELNMGNYDSEYMKELISFGLKHWLAIEKSNEYKSVIFYKNHGPSSGGSIKHAHMQIVGLNNIDYRENINEKYFEGIEIFKSECCEVNLSTKPINGFSEFNVIINDDLKNTFSLSEGIRKTVYYILNNYFAKCDSFNLFFYHWNNKIICKITPRFVTSPLLLGYSLKQVSNSLEEIAGNLKELYFRK from the coding sequence ATGATTAATCATAATGATGAATATATAATATTTATAAATAGTATTGGAAAAAATAAGCCTAATAGTTTTAATAATAATAATACAGAATGTCCATTTTGCAATAGAAATAAACTTACTGATATTATTCAAGAAAATGGACCATTTGTATTATTAAAAAATAAATTTCCAACATTAAGAGATACGCTTCAACTGGTTGTTATAGAAACATATGATTGTGAATTAAATATGGGTAATTATGACTCAGAATATATGAAAGAATTAATTAGTTTTGGATTAAAACATTGGCTAGCCATAGAAAAAAGCAATGAATATAAATCAGTAATATTTTATAAAAATCATGGACCAAGTTCAGGGGGAAGCATAAAGCATGCTCATATGCAAATTGTAGGATTAAACAATATAGATTATAGAGAAAATATAAATGAAAAGTATTTTGAAGGGATAGAGATTTTTAAAAGTGAATGTTGTGAAGTAAACTTATCTACAAAACCTATAAATGGTTTTAGTGAATTTAATGTTATTATAAATGATGATTTAAAAAATACATTTAGCTTATCGGAAGGGATAAGAAAAACAGTGTATTATATATTAAATAATTACTTTGCAAAATGTGATAGCTTTAATTTGTTTTTTTATCATTGGAACAATAAAATTATATGTAAAATCACACCACGTTTTGTTACATCACCGCTATTACTAGGATATTCATTAAAACAAGTTTCTAATAGTCTAGAAGAGATAGCAGGAAATCTAAAAGAACTATATTTTAGAAAATAG
- a CDS encoding LacI family DNA-binding transcriptional regulator: MVYLTSYRKITTKDIANYAGVSQSTVSMVLNNRPDVSFSYETKEKVLNAAKVLGYEKNKNNKTCSDTALSKLIIIMCPSLSNLYYTMLIHSITEQANKHGYSIFIAPTLRNPKLEKHYLNMYSNLKVAGIIYLYQSTLISQIKDLVSSTPVVLISDKNEDLDLDSVELNSHKTGYIVGEHLLSLGHKKVAYISTPLLAHEIPRIQRLNGLKKSFFNNNIDINNIIIKNEDIKNTNQYPLDKTEYLTGYNLTKKLLTERTDITAIIGTNDMVAIGIMDALTEMNYKIPNDFSVCGFDNTLLSSLQKISLTTVDHAIEDKGTEGVNIILKKINSKSSTSKLQNRPCIMRLEYEPFLVKRGSTGIARTTESYKKTF; the protein is encoded by the coding sequence GTGGTTTACTTGACGTCTTATCGTAAGATAACAACAAAAGATATTGCTAACTATGCTGGAGTTTCTCAATCAACTGTTTCCATGGTGTTAAATAATAGACCTGATGTTTCTTTTTCTTATGAAACAAAAGAAAAAGTTCTTAACGCTGCAAAAGTTTTAGGATATGAAAAAAATAAAAATAACAAAACATGTAGTGATACAGCTTTATCAAAGCTTATTATAATAATGTGTCCATCTCTTTCCAATTTGTATTATACTATGCTGATACATTCTATTACTGAGCAAGCAAATAAACATGGCTACTCTATATTTATAGCTCCTACACTTAGAAATCCTAAACTTGAAAAACATTATTTAAATATGTATTCAAATCTTAAAGTAGCTGGAATTATATATTTATATCAATCTACTTTGATCTCACAAATAAAAGACTTAGTTTCGTCTACTCCTGTTGTTTTAATTAGTGATAAAAATGAAGATTTAGACTTAGATTCCGTAGAACTAAATAGTCATAAGACTGGTTATATTGTGGGGGAACATCTATTATCCCTTGGGCATAAAAAAGTAGCTTATATTTCTACGCCACTACTTGCACATGAAATTCCAAGAATTCAAAGACTTAATGGATTAAAAAAAAGCTTTTTTAATAATAACATTGATATCAATAACATTATAATTAAAAATGAAGATATTAAAAATACTAATCAGTATCCTTTAGATAAAACTGAATATTTAACTGGTTATAATTTAACAAAAAAATTATTAACAGAAAGAACTGATATAACAGCCATTATTGGAACTAATGATATGGTAGCCATTGGAATTATGGACGCATTAACAGAAATGAATTATAAAATACCAAATGATTTTTCAGTCTGTGGTTTTGATAATACTTTACTATCATCTTTACAAAAAATATCTTTAACAACGGTTGATCATGCTATAGAAGATAAGGGTACTGAAGGTGTTAATATTATATTGAAAAAAATAAATAGTAAATCCTCAACTTCAAAACTTCAAAATAGACCTTGCATTATGAGACTAGAATATGAACCTTTTCTAGTTAAAAGAGGAAGTACAGGCATTGCACGAACTACAGAATCATATAAAAAAACATTTTAA
- a CDS encoding folate family ECF transporter S component — MRNFYTSISNSSKELKNVRNLVTASLLITIKLILDLFTIQITPFLHLSFEFLASVTISMLFGPVVGAMCGGLSDVLNYLINPKGAFFVGFTLSAMMSGLIYGSILYKKKITLTRCAFANIISVVFVDIVMNTFWLSILGGKAFYVLLPIRAFKNLIMIPINVMMIYFVLNLVNKIKKENFS; from the coding sequence GTGAGAAATTTTTATACTTCAATTTCAAATTCATCAAAAGAACTAAAAAATGTAAGAAATCTAGTTACGGCTTCGTTATTAATAACAATAAAGCTTATTTTAGATTTGTTTACAATCCAAATCACACCATTTCTACATCTTAGTTTTGAATTTTTAGCATCTGTAACTATAAGTATGCTATTTGGACCTGTTGTAGGTGCAATGTGTGGAGGATTATCTGATGTTCTTAATTATTTAATAAATCCTAAAGGAGCTTTTTTTGTAGGATTTACCTTATCAGCAATGATGTCGGGATTAATATATGGAAGTATTTTGTACAAGAAAAAGATTACTTTAACAAGATGTGCATTTGCTAATATTATTTCGGTAGTTTTTGTTGATATAGTTATGAATACTTTTTGGTTATCTATATTGGGAGGTAAAGCATTTTATGTACTCCTACCAATAAGAGCTTTTAAGAATTTAATAATGATTCCTATAAATGTAATGATGATATATTTTGTATTGAATTTAGTAAATAAAATTAAAAAAGAAAATTTTAGTTGA
- a CDS encoding DUF368 domain-containing protein, with protein MYIINFIRGFCMALADSVPGVSGGTIAFILGFYDKFINSLSNVISGKKGEKIEAVKFLFKLGIGWVVGFVSSVLFLTSIFDKEIYKISSLFIGFIIFAIPIIIKEEKSYIINRYKNIFFSIIGVFIVVLISYFNPVAGSESAAGMSLDRLTLGLGIYIFIVAMIAISAMVLPGISGSTLLLIFGLYAPIMNAVKEVLKFNFDYLLVCFVFGFGVLFGILITIKGVKYLLSNYRSQTIYLILGLMIGSIYAVFMGPTSLEVPKPPMNLHTFNIIFFIIGGGIILLLQKLKYYLENKN; from the coding sequence ATGTATATAATAAACTTTATAAGAGGATTCTGCATGGCACTTGCAGATAGTGTTCCAGGAGTATCAGGAGGTACTATAGCATTTATTTTAGGATTTTATGATAAATTTATTAACTCATTAAGTAATGTTATTTCTGGAAAAAAAGGAGAGAAGATAGAAGCAGTTAAATTTTTATTCAAATTAGGAATAGGATGGGTTGTTGGATTTGTATCTTCTGTATTATTTTTAACATCAATTTTTGATAAAGAAATCTATAAAATAAGTTCATTATTTATTGGTTTTATAATATTTGCAATACCTATAATTATAAAGGAAGAAAAAAGTTATATTATAAATAGATATAAAAATATATTCTTTTCTATAATAGGTGTATTTATAGTTGTATTAATATCTTATTTTAATCCTGTTGCAGGTTCAGAAAGTGCAGCTGGTATGTCATTAGATAGATTAACATTAGGCCTTGGAATATATATTTTCATAGTAGCCATGATAGCTATTTCAGCAATGGTACTTCCAGGAATATCTGGTTCAACACTACTTTTGATTTTTGGATTATATGCCCCTATAATGAATGCGGTAAAAGAAGTATTAAAATTTAATTTTGATTACTTACTTGTATGCTTTGTATTTGGTTTTGGAGTTCTTTTTGGAATTCTTATAACTATAAAGGGTGTAAAGTACTTATTAAGCAATTACAGATCACAAACAATATATTTAATTTTAGGTCTTATGATTGGATCAATATACGCAGTGTTTATGGGTCCTACATCATTAGAAGTACCTAAACCACCTATGAATTTACATACTTTTAATATAATATTCTTTATAATTGGTGGAGGAATAATCTTATTACTTCAAAAATTAAAATACTATCTTGAAAATAAAAATTAA